In a genomic window of Quercus lobata isolate SW786 chromosome 4, ValleyOak3.0 Primary Assembly, whole genome shotgun sequence:
- the LOC115985053 gene encoding putative UPF0481 protein At3g02645, translating to MEKEKGKKKDVKHFTDLIRYFHCPTKHKDFGDSIRDLSTATQLYETGVIFKLDEVGGLLDIQFDKQFEIDDITEALFRNIVAWEQCYYPSEAYLCNYMGLLDYLLNTGEDVELLVEKDIIVNSLGSNEAISKMVNRLCLEIVEENSCYSELAQKLNKHFDQCCNRNMGLLKSTYFSNLWRGTATIFGLIIFGFSLWSIISPYVL from the exons ATGGAGAAGgagaaagggaagaagaagGATGTAAAACATTTCACTGATTTGATAAGATATTTCCATTGTCCGACTAAACACAAAGATTTTGGAGATAGTATTCGTGATCTATCTACTGCAACACAATTGTACGAAACAGGAGTGATATTCAAATTGGATGAAGTGGGTGGCTTACTTGACATACAATTCGATAA ACAATTCGAGATAGATGATATAACTGAAGCCCTTTTCCGAAACATAGTGGCATGGGAGCAATGCTATTATCCATCTGAAGCTTACTTATGCAATTATATGGGGCTATTGGACTATCTTTTGAACACTGGAGAAGATGTGGAGTTGCTTGTTGAAAAAGATATTATAGTTAACTCGTTAGGCAGCAATGAAGCAATTTCCAAAATGGTAAATAGACTCTGCCTTGAAATTGTGGAAGAAAATTCTTGTTACTCTGAACTCGCTCAAAAGCTTAACAAGCACTTTGACCAATGTTGCAACCGTAACATGGGGCTCTTGAAAAGTACCTATTTCTCCAATCTTTGGAGAGGCACTGCAACTATTTTTGGTCTTATAATCTTTGGATTCAGTCTCTGGAGTATCATTAGTCCTTACGTTCTATAG